The Phaeocystidibacter marisrubri DNA segment TGAATTTCAAGTTTCTAATCATCGCAAATCGGCTGACTTGAAGCATTGTGTTTTGATGTATCTCTTGGAAGATAAGTAAATTGGAGAAGTGGGTACCCGCGCGATTACACTTACTGGTTTTAGGAGAGGAAGTCGAATTGCTGGACCGTCAAAATTATTTTCGATAGACGACATCGGGAAGCCTTCACCATAAGCTCACCTATTTCAATATTGATTTCCGCAGGGTGAAGAACATTAAATAGGAAATCCCTCTAAAAACTCTACCAATACTTTCTTTTCAAAGCTGTTACAACAACTGCGATTTCATAGAATTCAGGTGAAAACTCAAAAGAGTATACGCCGAATCGAGCATAATAAGTATGCGTAGAGTAAACGACCCCATTTATACTCCTCTCCATTTTCAAGCTTTGACTAGGCTCTCCATCGCCTCCAATAAATTCAGAAGCTATGATTAAGCCTTCACATTCAACATGTGATACCAGACTATCAAGTTTTTCTATTATTTCAGGCTCAAATACACTTATTTCTTTGAAAAAAGATGTGTCTTGACTATCGAAATACCCTAACGATGTCATCCTAATAGTGTCGCCTTCCGTGTTAAAACGCAAGGTTACGCTTAATGGAATGTTTGGATGGATATACTCAATAAACAACTGTTCTTCTAAGAGTTTCTGTGCTTTGACAGAACACCCCAAAATCAACACTGCACCTATTGTTGCTAATACATTCTTCATTATAAACAGGATATCTACCGTCCGGCTCAGAGAGCAATACAGGATTGTTCGGCAAACTCCCCTTTTTCAATTCAATCTGCAATTAATGCATCTTGATTATTAAACAGTTAAGAGCTAGCACGTACGTCATACCCTATTTTATTAAATTTCCTCGTACTAATCATTTACAGAAGATGGATAAATAAAAGTGCCTGGATATTGTGAATAATTCAGAAACGCAAGTAATACAACTTCCTCTACGGGATAATCAAGTTGGTATGTGCTTGAGCCATCAATAGCATTATGGGCTATTTCCGCTTGAAGTAGCAAAGGTGAAATCTGCCTAAATACTTCTTCGAAAACAGAATTATGGAAGTCACCCGATGTGATTTCTACGTAGTACTTCTTATCAGTCTCCGCATTGTATACCTCTATCCAATCTATCGAAGGATTGACTAGATCATTGCGATCGATAGCACTAAGTGTTGAATTATTCTCAACACTATCAATAAACTCTTTCAGTACTCTTTTAATTTTTCGATTTCGTACGGAAATGAACTCATCATATTGATTACTACTCCCTCTGATTACCTTTAGCGTAAATTCATCATCAATGTCTGTTGTAATTATTTGATCAACATTGCCTTCAGAAAAGCTAATATGAACGGCACAATAGGAAGTATTCAACCTTTGAAACTCACCTATATAATGTAGAATTTTAGATTCTGCATTTATTGATGAGTTGTTTTCATTTTTGCGAAATCCACAACTCATCAAGAGGCAGATTAATACAATTTGGATTTTCATTTCAAAGCTTTTTAGTCTGCATGATGTTCTCCAACTCCTCCAAGATAATATGGATCACCCCAAGATGCACCGGATCGAAAGAGAGCTCCAAGCCATGACTAATGACCTATAGCCTATGCTTGTCTGACTCTAGTTATCTGTTGAACATAAAAACACACTATCACTCCTGACTACGAAAAACTGAATTGTTTGTATCAGAATTATACGGACTCAAACTTCTATACTCATGCGTCAACGGATCCACACTCAAACACATATTCTTCTGGTTATCATAATACCTCGCTCCGTAAGAGAATAACTCATTTGAATCACCCCCTGTCCCAGAATTTTCACTGAAACTATAAATTGATTTTTAATGGGTTAAGATCCTGAATAGTCGCCACCTCCTAGATGACCACATTACCAGCTTATGCCTCTAATCATTCTCGAGTCATTGCCTCAACCACAGTATCATTTTTAAACATAACATCAAACACCTCTACTTCACCGCCTCTTGGATGTTTTTTAACTCTTATTACATACATCAAGTTCCCTATCGAATCATCACATCCTTTGCACCTATCAGTCGTTAACATCATCACAACTTCTTCCCGACTTTTTCCGATTAACAACCTCGATTCTTCCAAATCCTCAGTCATTCTATATCGCTCACTAGGTTCTTCAGCCCATCTAGCTGTATCAAACTTCAATTGTCGAGTACAACCGAAAAGGAATGTCATCCCAAACATAAATAGGTAATGCTTCGTTCTCATGGCATAAAAGGTGCTTCTTCCGAACTTGGTTGTTGAAAGCCATGGTAATAATTATATCCTCGCGTTACAGCTTGAACTTCGCTAGTCTCATCAAGTCGTCCATTTGCAAAAAGTGAATAAATATAACCACCCAACAACATTGGTGTAAGTCCAATATTACCCTTCTTAGAATTGGCGGCCCCAAAAACAACATTGCCAAACTCATTAATATTGTATCCATACCCCATAGATCGTTCACATCATCATTAAAGAATCGAGTTCCGAATCGATCTACTGCATAACCTTCAGCAAATAGCTCCAACTGATTTCTCGCGTTATCGGCTGAGGAAGGCAAGGAAGTGGAAATCGAAATGACCCAGCTCATTCAAGCTCAACCGCAGATCCAAAAGAACTTTTCGTTTATTACTTCCATCACAGGAGTGGGGCCTATTACAGCTACAGAACTCATCTTACTAACCGAAAACTTTCAGCGTATCAATTCCGCTCGAAAAGCAGCCGCATACGCAGGTGTCTGTCCTTATACCAGCCAGAGTCCATTATCGAACCAGTCGAAATCTCAAATCGCTCCTGCACATCTGTGCCAAGACCATTTGCATTCATAACAAGGAGTTCAAGCTATATCGAGAACGTAAAACGATGGAGGGAAAACACTTTTATCTCGTAATGAACAACGTAGCCAACAAACTCCTCAGAACCATCTTTGCCATCATCGAATCTCAAAAAACTTTTGATCCCAATCACATTACTCTTGATCCGAGAAATAACCTTAAATCCTCCTGATTTTATTTGCTTTTGACAGAGTAAACATTACCCAGCTAAATCGTCAAGCATTTTATGGAAGTTGGCAAATTCGTTTGTCCATTTATATTTCATGTGACAAAGAGCTGTGTAGTAACCTCTACCAATAACTAACCTCTTATTGCTTCCCGTCTCACAAGCTCTCCAAACCTCCACATACACATCATTCTCCTTGGATCGCCGCCTACTTGTTTCAGAACTGTCAATAGTTGTCCATGGATCGATTAATAGAAACTTGCGCCACCCTGTCCTAATCGAATCATTGATTTCAGCAGCAGATGATATAGTCCAAGACACCAACCGTGGTGTTTCATCATCCACATCAGGAAATTGCAATAGCCATTCTTGATTCCAAGTAGTAATGGTTAATTCTCTTTGAAACGACTGGATTTCAACATAATGTGCACCATTCAATTTAATAAATAGACTATCACCATCTAGAATTGACACCGACTGAGCTAGAACCATGCTCGAAAGGCAAATAAAGAGAGATGAAATCAAATACTTTTTCATGCGACTAATAAAATGTATTAAGGTTGGGTATAACGATTAAAGTGATACAACCATTGTTGCACAGCTTGTGACATATCTGCGTTTGGGTATGCATCCTGAAAATATTGCATCATTCTTTTCATGGTTTCTAACCGATAGGTTGGCGTAACATTATTTCCCGTTTGGAGCATATATTCCATTTCACGCATATAAGCCCTATACTCATCACGGTCACTGCTGTTGTAATCTAGAATCTTATGTGATAAATACTCATGCGATAACACCGCATTCTTAATATTCTCGACTGTATACTCTGAAATTGACGTATTCATTGTGGCATATATTCTGTCTTTTTCAGGGTCATATGAAAACTCGTTAGAAGTTGGATCACCAGATGCATCCCAATAGATTTGGGATCCGATAGATTCATAGTCGAAAACTATTCCATTCATGATTTCTTGACCATCAAAATTGCTTACGATAGACGACATTATTTTCTGAAAGACTTCTCCTCTCATCTGGTTATTTCTAATCACTGATGTCATCGTGCTAGTATTGTTGTCTTGCAATGCTTGATCTGCAGACATCGTGCTAAAATCTATTTGAGATGTACCAGAATAAATCAACGCATCACCGACAAATCCTTCTGACGTATTTCCTATGTAGTTGCCGTCAGAATCGAAT contains these protein-coding regions:
- a CDS encoding transposase; amino-acid sequence: MTQLIQAQPQIQKNFSFITSITGVGPITATELILLTENFQRINSARKAAAYAGVCPYTSQSPLSNQSKSQIAPAHLCQDHLHS